One part of the Solidesulfovibrio sp. genome encodes these proteins:
- the hemB gene encoding porphobilinogen synthase, which produces MAFGEFHRGRRLRRTAFLRDMVRETELRPADLIQGYFVVDTPERDFEKPLGSMPGQSQLSVERLVARVGRAMGDGLRSVILFGLPEKKDPAGTGAYADDGIVQRAVVRLKETYPELAVVTDVCLCEYTSHGHCGLLDGHGEVKNDATLELLAKTAVSHARAGADIIAPSDMMDGRVGAIRAALDEAGFSHLPVMSYAVKYASAFYGPFREAAESAPAFGDRKGYQMDPANVREGLREAAADLAEGADILMVKPAMPYLDVVRLLRDSFDTPIAAYQVSGEYAMLQAAIANGWLDEKRAILEALTGIKRAGADMIITYFAEKVLPWLK; this is translated from the coding sequence ATGGCTTTCGGCGAGTTTCATCGCGGCCGCCGGCTGCGGCGCACGGCCTTTTTGCGCGACATGGTCCGCGAGACCGAACTGCGCCCCGCCGACCTCATCCAGGGCTATTTCGTGGTGGATACGCCCGAGCGGGACTTCGAAAAGCCCCTGGGGTCCATGCCCGGCCAGTCCCAGCTGTCCGTGGAGCGCCTGGTCGCCCGGGTGGGCCGGGCCATGGGCGACGGCCTGCGCTCGGTGATCCTTTTCGGCCTGCCCGAGAAAAAGGACCCGGCCGGCACCGGCGCCTACGCCGACGACGGCATCGTCCAGCGGGCCGTGGTGCGGCTCAAGGAAACCTATCCGGAGCTGGCCGTGGTCACGGACGTGTGCCTGTGCGAATACACCAGCCACGGGCACTGCGGCCTGCTCGACGGCCACGGCGAGGTCAAAAACGACGCCACCCTGGAGCTTCTGGCCAAGACGGCCGTGAGCCATGCCCGGGCCGGGGCGGACATCATCGCCCCCTCGGACATGATGGACGGCCGGGTGGGGGCCATCCGGGCCGCCCTGGACGAGGCCGGCTTTTCCCATCTCCCCGTCATGTCCTATGCCGTGAAATACGCCTCGGCCTTCTACGGCCCCTTCCGCGAGGCGGCCGAGAGCGCCCCGGCGTTTGGCGACCGCAAAGGCTACCAGATGGACCCGGCCAACGTGCGCGAGGGCTTGCGCGAGGCGGCGGCGGACCTGGCCGAGGGCGCCGACATCCTCATGGTCAAGCCGGCCATGCCCTATCTCGACGTGGTGCGGCTGCTGCGCGACAGCTTCGACACGCCGATTGCCGCCTACCAGGTCAGCGGCGAGTACGCCATGCTGCAAGCGGCCATCGCCAACGGCTGGCTCGACGAGAAGCGGGCCATCCTGGAGGCGCTCACCGGCATCAAGCGGGCCGGCGCGGACATGATCATCACCTATTTCGCCGAGAAGGTGCTGCCCTGGCTCAAGTAG
- a CDS encoding HDOD domain-containing protein — MGRLSVDALEPGMVLASDLLGSDGKMLLPKGMTLTDSLISSLRKRGVPGADIDEGVEDAGAAEIDEVLLKESAAHVARRFLAGDLSHPALAALFEAAVMLQARALAAGEPILPDVAPNPRAESMGDLFFRAEGGVEDLVDSEVKLASFPDIYFKIRQVLDSPVSSAAQVADVIGKDTSLTAKLLKLVNSPFYGLPHRVDSISRAVMVLGSQEVSTLALGISAMNAFKDIPPELINMRTFWEHSMAVGVYARLLGAAVAQNGSERLFVAGVLHDIGRLVIFKKLPHAAVEAIYYAKANMTPLCLAETEVLGFSHPLIGGLLLKAWKFPEALVATVSCHHTPSACPGDVEAAILHLADIMAVALGHTPPASVMVPPLEPAAWDVLRLDPARLGELAEQGQSQIDDIVGAFFPARKN, encoded by the coding sequence GTGGGCAGGCTCTCCGTTGATGCGCTCGAACCGGGCATGGTGCTGGCGTCGGACCTTCTGGGCTCCGACGGCAAGATGCTGTTGCCCAAGGGCATGACCCTCACCGACAGCCTCATTTCCAGCCTGCGCAAGCGCGGCGTGCCCGGGGCGGACATCGACGAAGGCGTCGAGGACGCCGGCGCGGCCGAAATCGACGAGGTCCTGCTCAAGGAAAGCGCCGCCCACGTGGCCCGGCGGTTCCTGGCCGGCGACCTGTCCCATCCGGCCCTGGCCGCCCTGTTCGAGGCGGCCGTCATGCTCCAGGCCCGCGCCCTGGCCGCCGGCGAGCCCATCCTGCCCGACGTCGCCCCCAATCCCCGGGCCGAGTCCATGGGCGACCTCTTTTTCCGCGCGGAAGGCGGGGTCGAGGACCTCGTGGACAGCGAGGTCAAGCTGGCCTCCTTCCCGGACATCTATTTCAAGATCCGCCAGGTCCTGGATTCGCCCGTCAGTTCCGCCGCCCAGGTGGCCGACGTCATCGGCAAGGACACGAGCCTGACGGCCAAGCTGCTCAAACTCGTCAACAGCCCCTTCTACGGCCTGCCCCACCGCGTGGACTCCATCAGCCGGGCGGTCATGGTGCTCGGCAGCCAGGAAGTCTCCACCCTGGCCCTGGGCATCTCGGCCATGAACGCCTTCAAGGACATCCCCCCGGAACTGATCAACATGCGCACGTTCTGGGAGCACTCCATGGCCGTGGGGGTCTATGCCCGGCTGCTCGGCGCGGCCGTGGCCCAGAACGGCTCCGAGCGCCTGTTCGTGGCCGGCGTGCTCCACGACATCGGCCGGCTGGTGATTTTCAAGAAGCTTCCCCACGCCGCCGTGGAAGCCATCTACTACGCCAAGGCCAACATGACGCCCCTGTGCCTGGCCGAGACCGAGGTCCTGGGCTTTTCCCATCCCCTCATCGGCGGCCTGTTGCTCAAGGCCTGGAAATTTCCCGAGGCCCTGGTGGCCACGGTCTCCTGCCACCACACCCCCTCGGCCTGCCCGGGCGACGTCGAGGCGGCCATCCTGCACCTGGCCGACATCATGGCCGTGGCCCTGGGGCACACCCCGCCGGCCTCGGTGATGGTCCCTCCCCTGGAGCCGGCGGCCTGGGACGTGCTGCGGCTCGACCCGGCCCGGCTCGGGGAACTGGCCGAGCAGGGCCAGTCCCAGATCGACGACATCGTGGGCGCGTTCTTTCCGGCCCGCAAGAACTGA